Genomic DNA from Shewanella woodyi ATCC 51908:
CTCAATCTGCTGCAGTAGGTGAGGCAGTTCGGGCGCTTCATCGACCTCATCTTCTGTCATCAATGCCCAACGTATATGGGAGGCGACCAACATCTGTCTTGCGCCAGCTTTGCGCATCTCGTAACTGTCTTTACCGGGAATATCCACATCGAAGTTATGATGAGCATGCTTAATGACGGCGAGTTTTATGCCGCGATTATTCAGCTCAGGAATGAGCTTCTTCAGCAGAGTGGTTTTTCCTGTGCCACTGTAGGCACAAAATCCGAGGACAGGGATCGACAGCGGATTGGTAAAGGGAGTAGACATTGATACCTCGAATATTATTTGGCAATTGCCTCAGCAAGTTGTTGTTTTTGTTCTGGCGTATTCACATTAATAAAGGCATTAGGTTGATCTGAAAATTCGGTCACGACACAGTGATGTTTAGCGTACCAAAAATCTATTTTACGCTCGCCACCATCTAAAAATGCCTTCATGGAGTCACGTAAACTGGGTTTTAACAGCAGTACGACAGGCTGTTCGCGTTTTCCATCGCTTGCCACGGCAAGCTCAGCGCCCTCACTCTGGATTTTAGTCAGCATACGCTCAACAAGATCTAAAGGTAACAGTGGGCAATCACAAGGAACCACTAACAGATAATCTGCTTGAGTCTGTCCCATGGCG
This window encodes:
- the mobA gene encoding molybdenum cofactor guanylyltransferase MobA, coding for MSLRIDAVILAGGMARRMGGNDKGLVELLDKPMIEHSIDRIKPQVKEIMINANRNQSRYADLGYPVFSDEDSGYLGPLAGMITAMGQTQADYLLVVPCDCPLLPLDLVERMLTKIQSEGAELAVASDGKREQPVVLLLKPSLRDSMKAFLDGGERKIDFWYAKHHCVVTEFSDQPNAFINVNTPEQKQQLAEAIAK